The following proteins are encoded in a genomic region of Arachis ipaensis cultivar K30076 chromosome B02, Araip1.1, whole genome shotgun sequence:
- the LOC107626908 gene encoding uncharacterized protein LOC107626908: MYIYNHCHPLYLMRKFTGGREILHPAPTRFATNFIALQSILAQKDALRAIVTSREWTSSSYSKEAKANKFVDQVLDSKFWNQCTDIVKLIEPLVRVLRIVDSEDRAAMGFLYQAIYKAREEMVKRFQKRKRVVDPYLKILDSRWDSQLKRNLHAAGYWLNPAFQFNAVEFEKHKQTTSGLLDVIERYSYGDADLISKLTSETRIFKNVEGDFGRQSAIRERSTVMPGCEHNWSIFEDIHSKKRNRLEHQKLNDLVYVHYNLRLQQRNRMRKQIYDPICLDTFEDHLEWILEDSPPFLTPEEVDALRNDLANMSLQSALDDLDQLNMEDDRDDDEANNNSVKNANQNETNHDIAPDLSDEERYPDFEITHWI; encoded by the exons ATGTATATCTATAATCATTGCCATCCTTTGTACTTGATGAGAAAGTTCACAGGCGGACGAGAAATACTTCATCCAGCTCCAACTCGATTCGCCACTAATTTCATTGCTTTGCAAAGTATTTTGGCTCAAAAGGATGCATTGAGAGCTATAGTGACATCTAGAGAATGGACAAGCTCATCTTACTCTAAAGAAGCCAAAGCAAATAAGTTTGTAGATCAAGTCTTAGATTCTAAATTTTGGAATCAATGCACTGATATTGTTAAGCTTATTGAGCCACTTGTTCGTGTATTGCGTATTGTGGATAGTGAAGATAGAGCTGCAATGGGTTTCCTTTATCAAGCTATTTATAAGGCTAGGGAAGAGATGGTGAAGAGATTTCAAAAAAGAAAGAGGGTTGTTGATCCATATTTGAAGATTTTAGATTCACGTTGGGATTCACAACTTAAAAGAAACCTTCATGCTGCTGGTTATTGGTTAAATCCAGCTTTTCAATTTAATGCTGTAGAATTTGAAAAGCACAAGCAAACAACTTCTGGCCTACTAGATGTCATTGAGAGATATTCTTACGGTGATGCAGATTTgatttctaaattgacaagtgaGACGAGAATCTTTAAGAATGTTGAAGGAGACTTTGGAAGACAATCTGCAATACGTGAGCGAAGCACAGTGATGCCTG GTTGTGAGCATAACTGGAGCATTTTTGAAGATATTCACTCAAAGAAAAGGAATCGGTTAGAGCATCAAAAGCTTAATGATCTTGTTTATGTTCATTACAACTTAAGGCTACAACAAAG GAACCGAATGAGAAAGCAAATTTATGATCCAATTTGTCTTGATACATTTGAGGATCATTTGGAATGGATATTGGAAGATTCACCACCATTTTTAACCCCTGAAGAAGTTGATGCTTTAAGGAATGATCTTGCAAATATGTCTCTTCAATCAGCTTTAGATGATTTGG ATCAATTGAATATGGAAGATGATCGAGATGATGATGAAGCTAATAATAATTCTGTGAAAAATGCAAATCAGAATGAAACCAATCATGATATAGCTCCAGATTTGTCAGATGAAGAAAGATATCCAGATTTTGAAATTACTCATTGGATATAA